The nucleotide sequence TAGTCTTCAGAGCTTTTTGTTGTATGCTTTTCGCTGAAGTGATAATCGATATCAATCTTTCTATCTTGAACCAACTGAACAATGAATCCAAGAAGAAAGGGACTTTTTGGACCACTCATTTGCTAACTTGCTATTCACTTTAGTTTGTTTACCACATTCATATATTTCCTTCGCTAATTGTTATATAGTCGCCAAACACTATTCGTGTTCTTATCACATTATTCTCTCGCAATGGTTATGAAAcaatacataaatatatttctCATCCATCTTATATATAGATAAGGCTTGTGTCTAATTTTAGAAAATTCTTGtattttaattgaaagatttgatgaaaatttttatattgtGTAGATTATTTGGAAgcatttaaatttataaatcaccaattagtttttcttctttctttttctcgtTTAAAATGGCTTGATCACATTATTCTTTCGCAATCCATATCAAAATACATAAGATATTTTTTTCAACCATAAGAGGAATTTGCATACAAAAAGCACTCAATTTCTCGCGTAGGTTTTGTTTCATTacagaagatgaagaagaaaaagactacgcaaaatagttttaaaaaaatcaattatCTAACACAAATCATTTAAGTAGTTCATAGTTTTAGGGAGCATTGAATTACGTGATAAGGTGGAAAGAATTATAAATAGGAGGTTCTAAATTCAATACGTCTCACTTTAAAATAATAGTTCGTAGGTTTTGGACCACGTAATAATTTTATAACCAATTGGTAGGCAAATATAATAGCTATTGTTTCTAACAAATTATTGCAATCCAACTTTTCATAGCAATATTTGATAATTATACGCTCTCTCAATTCAGCCTTTCCTAGTTAAAATCAAGAACTCATGTGGTGCAGGTGTACGTTTGAAAACGTCTACCTTTCCATGGTTGCTCTCGTCTCATTTCTATTGCCAAATCCTGTGCGCAGAGCTATAGTATAAATGGATTCTTTTCATGGGTGTCAATTTGGCAGCCGTTAATATATCTAAAATTTATATAACTTACTATGAATATATgcatactaataattattatccttccttgcatttatatactttctcTATTTAATCTTATCTACCTtttcttatatttatttacttttcttaattaattttacatttataaaacaTGACGTCTAAAATATATCTTAACAAATGACCTATAAGCGCCCGTTAGATAGACccaatataaataaataatgaTTCAACAATTTGTGAGGTTTCCAACATTGATCCAAATTAAACCTTTCCAAATTAAACCGCGCGAATTCCCTTATATGCCCATATTCCAAAATTGCAATTGATTGTTGGCTAAACTTAAACTTAGAAGTTACACCCGTAAAATCAAGAATGCCACACGGGATATTATTATACTTCGAGGCAAGGATACAATATAAGACTCAAAACTCATAACGCGTACAATTACTATCTCATATTATTGCAGTTTTGCTTTGTCACCCTCTTCCATAACTTAATAataaatgcatttttaaattgTTCAACTTTCACGAACCAATTAATGTATGGCTCCATATAGAACTCCAACAATCTTCATCATTATCGCATCTCAATTTTCTTAGCAACTCATTGAGAAGGGCTTGCAAAACTAAACAATAAGAAGAATGGCAGAACCTCATTCActaattgaaatttgaaaacatGTTATTGGACCAATCCACAAATTGGGCTGCAACAATTTTTAGAACCAACTTATAGGATCATTTTTGCAAAACCATCGTCTAATTTTCCAATAATATTAATTCATgtttaaatgaagaaaatttattttaataattgttAGCTCTCTTTAATtaaacattttattttttaataccAATAATCCAGGGGGTTGGTGAATGTTTCATAACCGTCCGGCCATTACAGATCTTGCTTGTTCTCATCTCTATCAGTGAATACCTGTGAAGTTACATGCTGCATTTAATCAGATTATCAATCAACTCTGCAGGATGAGTAGCAGCAAACCAGAATTACTGAGGGAACTTTTGTCCTTCAAACAAATTAATATACACAAAATTAAGGTTCAAATCTTCCATAACATTAAACATACAAGTCAAACATCTAGAATAAGCATGGCTTATAGACTAATTGAGCTTCTATCCAAGGATCCACAAATACTCTAACGCCTGCAATTAATTACTATTTCATATTATTGCAGTTTTGCTTTGTCATCTTTTATAACTTCATAATAAATACATTAGTTATTTGATCCCACTTTCATGTAACAACAAATTACTCCAtcactccaaaaaaaaaaaaaaataattcctAGCTACAACCTATATATACGTATGTATATATTCCCCCCTTTCCCAACATCATTCTATCATTTCAACTTTTCTCTccatctctccctctctctgtaTCCTCAATCATGGTGGATGATGACTTTTGCAACACCAAACTTGCCCTCGGAATTGGTACTTCTTCCGGCAATTCACTGCCTAAGCCAGACAAGCGTGCCTTGTCATTGGACCTGTCCTTGGTTGACGAAGGACAATCTAGCAGAAATAGCGAGGACAATGGCGGTGAAAGCAGAAAGAAGTTGAGGCTCTCTAAGGAGCAAACAGCTGTTCTAGAAGATAGTTTCAAAAAGCACACCACTCTCAACACTGTAagtatttctttcattttttcccgTCACAGTCTTGACGTGTTAATGAGCGCGCCTTTTCCTTCTGATCTTATTGATACTCTGGACGTGTATATTATCTATGAGCAGCATGTTACTAAATTTCTTAAGGTGAAAAGAATTGCGATTAAATGTAGAGAGAAATATATGATCAGGAGAGACCAGATCACATCATTAGAAGATGTACTCGAATTTATTTCGTTTGGATTTACAAAGTTTTTACTAGTTCTGAGGACAAGAAATATTCGATTAGCACTTGTTGCAGGCTCAGAAAATTGAGCTGGCTGCCAGGTTAGGTTTGAAACCTCGGCAAGTTGAGGTGTGGTTCCAAAACAGGAGGGCCAGGTGATTATTTGATCAACACCTAAATccgagtttttttttaaatttctcttTTCTGGGTTTTTTATTACACTTCGTTTTCAATTTTTATCTGATTGAAAATACAATTCTTGGAATGATCTCGAAGAACAAAACTGAAGCAAACAGAAACTGATTGCGAGCTATGGAAGAACCATTGCGACAATCTGAGAGAGGAAAATGGCAAGTTGAAGAAAGAAATTGACGATTTGAAAGCCTTAAGGGCAGCATTTTATGCACAAATAACAAACTGCGTGGGGATCTCAGTGTGTCCGTCGTGCAAAAAAGTGCAAGGAGTTGCCACTAAGGGGAGTAGCAGTGGCGATGGGAAGCATGAAAGAAATGCAACAGCCGCTGCAGCCTCCGGGGACGTGGTCCAGAGCCCTAAGTACAAGCATAGCGGCTTGAAAATTCGGGGTTAATTATAATCATAGAGAGGTTGAATCTTTGTTATAGAGAGCTAGTGTC is from Coffea eugenioides isolate CCC68of unplaced genomic scaffold, Ceug_1.0 ScVebR1_59;HRSCAF=299, whole genome shotgun sequence and encodes:
- the LOC113758610 gene encoding homeobox-leucine zipper protein HOX11-like → MVDDDFCNTKLALGIGTSSGNSLPKPDKRALSLDLSLVDEGQSSRNSEDNGGESRKKLRLSKEQTAVLEDSFKKHTTLNTHVTKFLKVKRIAIKCREKYMIRRDQITSLEDAQKIELAARLGLKPRQVEVWFQNRRARTKLKQTETDCELWKNHCDNLREENGKLKKEIDDLKALRAAFYAQITNCVGISVCPSCKKVQGVATKGSSSGDGKHERNATAAAASGDVVQSPKYKHSGLKIRG